A portion of the uncultured Bacteroides sp. genome contains these proteins:
- a CDS encoding thymidine kinase → MVLFSEDQIQETKMRGRIEVICGSMFSGKTEELIRRLKRAKFARQRVEIFKPAIDTRYSEEEVVSHDSNSISSTPIDSSASILLFTSEIDVVGIDEAQFFDSGLIEVCNQLANNGIRVIIAGLDMDFKGLPFGPIPGLCAIADEVSKVHAICVKCGQLASFSHRTVKSEKQVLLGETEEYEPLCRECYVRARQGDKDNT, encoded by the coding sequence ATGGTACTATTTTCGGAGGATCAGATACAAGAAACAAAAATGAGAGGAAGAATTGAGGTTATTTGCGGATCAATGTTTTCGGGAAAAACAGAAGAATTGATTCGTCGGTTGAAACGGGCTAAATTTGCACGCCAACGCGTAGAAATATTCAAGCCTGCTATTGACACTCGTTATTCAGAGGAGGAGGTCGTATCTCACGATAGCAATTCAATCTCCTCCACTCCTATTGATTCTTCAGCAAGTATATTGTTGTTTACGTCCGAAATAGATGTAGTAGGTATTGATGAAGCTCAATTTTTCGATAGTGGCTTGATAGAAGTGTGTAACCAGTTGGCCAACAATGGCATTCGGGTGATTATTGCCGGACTGGATATGGATTTTAAAGGTCTTCCATTTGGACCCATACCCGGACTTTGCGCTATTGCGGATGAAGTTTCTAAAGTACACGCTATCTGTGTGAAATGCGGCCAACTAGCCTCTTTCTCGCACCGCACAGTAAAAAGCGAAAAACAAGTATTATTAGGAGAGACAGAAGAGTACGAACCCTTATGCCGTGAATGCTATGTGCGCGCCAGACAAGGAGACAAAGACAATACTTAA